ATGCGCGTCAGCATTTTATTTTTCTCGCTGCCGCGCCAATACGCGCCGGCAGTTTTCAGCAGCTTGACCGCCTTGATCTGCGCGGCTTTGACGACATGCGGCCCGGCGCATAGATCGCTGAAATCGCCGCTGTCGTAAAAGCTAATTTCCCCATCGGTCAGCTCCGCCAGCAGCTCCAATTTATACGGCTCGTCTTTTAATAATTTTTCCGCTTCGGCTTTGCTGACCGTCCGGCGCGTGAACTGCGGATTTTGCTTGATGATTTTCTGCATTTCTTTTTCGATAGCCGGCAGATCCTTGTCGCTAATGGCCACGCTTCGGCTCCCTTCGACCGCGCTCAGGGCAGGCCGCTCAGCGTCCGCGCCGCCGCTCGAAAAATCAAAGTCATAATAAAAGCCGTCGGCAATAGCCGGGCCGATCGCCAGTTTTGCTTCAGGATAAAGATGCTTGACCGCGGCAGCCAAAATATGCGACGCGCTGTGTCTTAAAGTGCTTAATTCCGGCTGATCCCCGCTCATAAAATTTTCTCGCTAATTAATTGTATGACATGGGCAGGCCCAGCATAATGCCGAACGGAGTGCACACTTCGCCGGGCTGCGGCCCGTCAAAAATCCCGCGCTCGACCAGCGAAAACATCAGGTCTTTTTCCAGCTCGAAAATTTGGCGGCGCGACATAAAACGAAAATGGCCGGCGATCTGCGGAGCGCGCAAACCCAGCACCAGCAGTCCGCCGGACAGCGCCGGATACCGCATTTGGGTAAAGCTCATATTGGCCGTTTGCAGCAAAGCATCGATCGACCGCAGTTGAAAAGAAATATTTTCACCGTTGTCTCTGGTCATTCTCCGGCGCGCAGCCGGACGCCGTTTAGCCGGCTGGGAAGCCCTGGTTTTGGCCAGACTGGCTTCAGCCTTCAAAAAATGCAGTAAGTCAGTTTTCAGCACATCATTCAAAACTGTTTTGACGATCAAGCCCATTTTGTCCGCCAGGCCATCGGCAAGATTTTCTATCGCTTTTTCCTCATTTTGCCCTTCGCCAAAAACCTCAGGGAACATCGAACAGCTGGCTTTGAAAGTGTCGTTTTCCTTTCTGACCACTATTTCAAAATCCACCGGAATATTCATCATAAACCTAAGATTAACATAACTTCGGTGATAAGGCAAAAGGCCGGCCGCAAAATTTTTCGGGTCAGCCTGGAAACAATTCCTTCACCCACTGCGTTTTCTGGTCAGCTGGCTCGGCGGCATAGGCTTCCAGAACTACGTCAAAATTTACTTCCCGTCCGTAAACATCTTTGAGCAGGCCGCAAATGAGATTTTTGTTCTGCGGCTCAAGCAGTTTATTTTTGTGAAAGCCGTAACTTTCCTTGAGCTGCAAAACCAGCGCGCCGTCAGCATAAGTTTTTGGCCGGGACTCACATAGTAATGTCAGCAGCAGCGGTTTTTTTTGCTTGACTTTGTTCAGGAAAAAATTCCAGGATTGTTTGACGGCGGCAAAAGTCAGCGGCTGAGCCGGATCGAGCGCGGGCGGCGCTGCGGCGCTATGCGCCGCAGACATATTTATTGTCTGCGGCGCATCCGGCGGAGTTTCGTTTTGCGGAGGCGGAGAGAAAACCGGTTTGACCATCGTGGCTTGGGACGGCGCAACGGCGTTGAACGCCGCTGCGGCAGCATTCAAGGGCGGCGCAGCGGCGCGCGGCGGCGTCTCAGTTGGCGGCGGCGCGCATAATTCCAGAACAGCCAGCTCAAAAACCAAACACACATTGGGATTCCAGCGCATGTCCTGCTCCGCGCGGGCAAAAACGGCGATCATTCTTTTTAGTTCCGCGGCGGTAGTCTTGTCCGCCACAGCTTGCAGCGCCGCCAGATCTTCCGCGCTCAAATCCAGAGCCTGCCCCGCGCGCAAAGACAGCAGCAATAGATCGCGCAGACAATCCAGCAGATCACGGCCAACCTGCCGTAAATCTTTACCGTCGGCGGTCAAGCGGCCGGTGAATTCTAGAGCGCCGGTCAGATCGCGGACAATGATTTTCTCCAGCAGCTCGGCCAGCGCGGTATTCAAAGCCGTGCCCAGAGAGGACAGGGTTTTTTCAAAAGTAAGGTCTGTGCCTTCCGCGGAGATCAGGCGGTCCAGCAAAGACAGGGCGTCGCGCATACAGCCATCCGCCAAACGCGCCAGATAATTCACGGCGCGGCTGTCGATGGTCACGTTTTCTTTTTGACAAATGGTTTGGAGATGCGCCTCTATCTCCGGCACGGTGATCCGTTTAAAATCAAAACGCTGGCAGCGCGAGAGAATAGTCGGCGGTATTTTTTGGATCTCGGTGGTCGCCAGCACGAACACCGTTTGTTCGGGCGGCTCTTCCAGAGTTTTGAGCAGCGCGTTAAAAGCTTCGGTCGTCAGCATGTGCGCTTCGTCAATGATGTACACTTTGTAGCGGCAGGCCTGTTCCAGCGGATTGTAGTTGACCTGCTCGCGCAGCTTGCGAATTTCGTCGATGCCGCGGTTGGAAGCGGCGTCCAGCTCGATGACGTCCACCGCCGTGCCGTCGCGGATCTTTTCGCACATGGGGCACTGGCAGCAGGGCTTGACCGTCACGCCGTCGGCGCAGTTCAAGGCCTTGGCCAAAATCCGCGCCAGACTGGTTTTGCCCGTGCCGCGCGGCCCGGCAAAAATATAAGCGTGCGCCAATTTATCCTGCTGCAGCGCGTTTTTGAGCGTCTGCACGATCGGCTGCTGGCCGATTATCGTGTCAAAATCCTGCGAGCGGTATTTGCGGTAAAGAGCCAGATGCGCCATGTTTACTCCGTATCGGCGTAAAAACGCGGAACGCGTTTGCCAATGCCGCACATAATCTCATAATCAATAGTGCCGGTCAAATCCGCCAATTCCTGCGCCGTAATTTCCGCGCCGCCCTGCCGCCCGATCAAGACCACCTCGTCACCGGCCGAGACGCTGTCGTCCACAACAGCCAGGCACATATCCATACAGATGTTTCCGCAAAGTTTACAGGAGCGGCCGTTGATCAAGACGCGGCCGCGGTTGGAAAGCAGGCGGCTCAGACCGTCAGCGTAACCGGCGGAAATAGTCGCCAAGCGCGTCGGTTTTGGCGCCGTGAAAGTCGCGCCGTAACTCACGGACTCGCCGGCGGGAATGGTCTTGACAGCCATGACGCGCGATTTAAAAGCCAGCGCGCCGCGGTACAAACCAATGCCGAGCCTGACCATATTGTACTGCGCCTGCGGAAACACCAGCAGCGCCTGTGAACTGAGCGCATGAATATATTTAATATCCGGCAAAATTTCCTGAGCCGCCGCCAGACAGGCGGCAAATTTTTCCAGCTGTTTTTGCCCCGCCGCGTCCAGACAAGCCAGATGCGTGAAGAGTCCCTCCACCTCGATATTTTTTAAATTTTTTACTTTTCGCAAAAACTCCGGCAGGTCTTGCGGACGGAGGCCGACGCGGTTCATGCCGGTATCCACTTTGACATGCACTTTTACTTTGTCCGGCGCGGCCGCGGCCAGCCGCTCAACAAAAGCGTAGTCGTAAACCGTCTGCGCGACCGCCAGTTCGATCAGGTGGGGGATATATTGTTCCGCGGGCTGGCTAAAGATCAGGATCGGCGCGGTGATCCCGCTCTGGCGCAGTTCCTGCGCTTCGCTCAACCAGGCCACGCCAAAATAATTAACACCGCTGGCCGCCAGTTTTTTGGCCACGGCCGGAGCGCCATGACCGTAGGCATCAGCCTTGACCACGCCCAAAATTTCCGTCCCGCGGCTTAATTTGGCGTGGTAAGTTTCGAGATTTTCCGCCACTTTCCGCAAATTTATTTCCGCAAACGCTCTTTTCATTTTTTGCTCTTTATTTTATTTTTGTTTTTATTTCTGACCGTGGCGCGCGCTGGAGATTTCGGCACGGTTCTGGGCAGCAGCGCCTGACAAATTTGATACAGCAAATGCAGCAGGATAGCCAGCAGCAACAAAGCGCTACCAATAACTGCCACCGGCAACCAATCCAAAAGTAGACAGATGTTGAAGATCAGCCAAAATTCCGTACGGCTGAAAAATAAGCGCGGCGCTTTCAGCTTCAAAATCTCGGCCTGCTGCCAGACGAACAGCGTCAGGCCGCGCAAAAGCAAAACGCTCAAAAGCACAACGACCAGAAAATAACTGTCCGCAAAAATCAAGCTGATGAGCAGCGGCGCCAAAAGCAAAATGTCGCAGAGCATATTGGCCAGCGCGTTCCAAAATTTACCCAATCTGCTTTCCAGACCGGTTTGCCGCGCGTAAATGCCGTCAAAATAAGTAAAAAACCAGGCCAGAAAAAAACAGCCGACCGCTTCCCAGGGCCGGCCGTAAAGCACAAAACCGCCGCCCAGCAGCGCAAAAAAAACCGCCACCGCGGTCAAAAAGTTGGGCGTGCAACGGAACCAGCGAAAAAAATTTATCAGGCGCAAAAATTTCTTTTCGTAAGTTTTTAAGCCGCGCCGGTCCCGCCAGAAAAACATCGAGAAACTCAGCGACATAACAAATTTATCCATTCTGGTAATTGATTTTAACACGCCTCTACCTTATATCCTTATGCCGAAATTAAGCCCAAATGCCACACCAGCAGCCAAAACAAAGCGGCCAAAGCCACAGCGGCATAGACGCCGGCCAGCACGTCGTCTAGCATCACGCCCCAGCCGCGCGGCAGTTTTTGGCTGCGGTGAATTCCCAGCGGTTTCACTATATCAAAAAAGCGAAACAAGGCAAAACCCAGCGCGGTGACGCCGCCGTTCATAATTATCAGCATTATTTTGGCCGGCGAATCCGGCATCCACAAAAGCAAATTCGGATTTGGGATGAACAATAAAAAATTGCCCAGCCAGCCGGCAAAAAAAGAGGTCAGCCACAAAGCCAGCAAAAAAGTCAGGGACTGGCCAACCACTTCATCGATAACAATTTCGCGGGCGTCTTGTTTTTGGTGCAGGCGATCGTACTCGCCGGAAACAAAAACGCCGAGCAGAAAAAGCCCTGCCACCAGCCAATGGTAAAACCAGAAAAAATCCCAAAACGCCAGCAGATTTACGGTATTCACTACGCTGGCGTATATCAGGACAGCCAGCAAACTGCCCCAGGTGCCGGGCGCTTTGGGCAAATAGCCGACATAACCCGCCGTGGCCAGAAAATCGATTATCCTTCTATATAATAATCTGCCGGGCTTCTGCTCGTCCGGAACAGTTTTTCCCGGCGGCTGGATCTGCCGGCTGAGCAAAGCTAAAAATTTTTTCACGCTGTCAGCGGTTTTATGTTCCGCCTTGTAGCCCGGATAACCCTTGGCTAGCTCGAGGTCGCGGCGCAGATCGAGTTTCTTCAGCCGCGCCACATGATTATTGCCAAGCAGTTTGTGATAGCGCGCCAAATATTCCTGCTCGGGCTGACCGTCCGTCGGGATCAAAAGCGCCTTTTTTTCCAGCTCCGCCAGATCCATGACCGTAGAGTAACCGGAGCGCGTTACGACCAGCGCGGCGGCGTTCATCATTTCTTCCTGCTGTTTCCGGTTTAAACTGCCGAAAATCTCGACCGTGCCGATCTTTTTATGATAGCCGGTTTTTTCCGGCGCGCCCAGCGTGATGACAGTCTGGCGCCCCTGCAGCGCGTCAAGGGAAGCCAATATTTTTTCCTCAAACACCGTGCGCTGCGGCTCAGGGCCAGAGATCGAAATAAAATAATCCAGCTTCCTTTTAGTCCGGCGTTTTTTCAGCATCGACAAAATACCGATGTACTCCACGTCTTTTTTCTTAAGAAACCAAAAGTCGTGCGTCAGCAGACCGGAGATCGAATTTTCCTCCGTGTCCGGCACAATGAATTTCGTAAAATGTTTTTTGACGCGGCGCATATAATTTTCCGTAAAAATCTCGCCAAACCAGGTCGCGCGCGCGGTGGACTGCTTGAGCTGATTGGACAAAAAATAGCTGGGTTTATCCGGCAGATAAATGCCCATGCGTGAATCCGAAAAGACCAGATCAAATTTATATTTGGCCTGCAGCCGCAAAAAGGCTTTGTGCTCGTCCAGAACTTCTTTGACAAAAAGCGGCGAGTTCAGCAAAAAACGGCGCGAGGAAAAACCTTTTTTGCGGAAAACCCGGTTAAAAGAATAGTCCGGCAGCTCAAAATACCCGGCAACGGTCTGGCCTAATTCCTGCCGCAAGAAAGCCAGCGAACGGCCGTAAGCGATGATGTATGTCTGATAGCCATAGTCGATCGCCGCCCGCACCAGAGGCATAGTGCGCGTCGCGTGTCCCAGGCCATAGGAATTGAAAGCGAAAACGATTTTTCGCCCTTTATTCTTGCGCATATTAATTAATTATAGCAAAGATTACCGAAATTCGGGACATTTAATTAACCGCGCGATAACGCAAAAAATCCTGCAAAATCTTCTGGGCAAAATTTTTGGCCTTTTTATCCAGCCGGCTAAAACCCCTCAGCAGTTTTGCTTCCGCGGCGCTTTCTTTGAGCAAAACATTTTTCCGCTCGGTCTCCGAAAGCTCTTTAAACCACCAGTTTAAATCCAGGCCGTACGCCCTGCTGATATTAAACAGCGTCACCAAATGGGGCAGCCGATAGCCTTTAAGCAGCCGGTAATACTGCGCGTACTCCAGATCCAAAAAATCGGCAGTTTCTTCAATGGTTTTGCGGCTGTGCCTGCGGAGTAATTGCAATTTTTTACTAAACAACGCTTTGAGTTCGGCGTCATTTACCCGTTCGCCCACTGGACACTTCCTTGCTCGAATATTGAACACATTTTAGGCATTAACATATATTTTTCTTATGTAATAAACAGCATAATTATCTATTGACAATATGTCTCTTGGGTATATAATAAAAACAAACCACTACACAAGGAGGCATTTATTATGACTATCGCAACAGGCCAGCCAATGCTGGCGAGTGACATTAACAATTTGACTTTTTTTCCGATCGGGACAATTTTAATGTACGACGGCGCCGGCTGGCAGGACAATGTGACGCTTAGCGGCTGGTATAAATGTGACGCCGCCAATGCCGAAGCCGGCCGCGCGCCAAATCTGGAAAATCGATTTATCCGCGGCGGGACTATCGCCGGCAACGGACGGGGAAACACCGGCGGCAGTGACAGTGTAACTCTTATGACCAGTAATCTGCCAAGCCATGATCATAGCTTAACTGGACTAACAATAGGCGGCGGCAATCACTCACACAGTGCCGGTACCTTAAAAGCCGACAGCGGTTCAGCGGAACATTCACATGGCGCGGGCACTTTAAAGACTGCCACCGGCGGAAGCCACGAGCATACTTTCTCCAATGGAGCTACAAATGAAACAGGGGCTCATCAGCATATACTGCGGAATTATGGCTCTGGCAGCGGAGCTGCGGACGGCGATGGCGGTTGGACTGATATTGGTGAAAGAAATATGTCTTCCAGCGCAGGAAACCATTCGCATACTGTAACCGGCAGTATTTCATCCCATCTAGGCCATACACATGATATGACAGGCTCCACGGAACAAGCCAGCGCATCACACACACACAACATTAGCGGCAATACTGCTGCATCAACAGAGCACACTCATACGGTATCCGGAGGAACAATTAGCAGCACCGGCAGCGGCTCGTCATTCAATGTAACGCCACCTTATTACAGCGTGATCTATATCAGGAAATGCGCCTAAACGGACAGCCCGGCCGCCGTCACCAGCTCATGATCTTTTTCAACAGAATTACCGGCGGTGGTGAGATAATCGCCGAGCATGAAGCCATTAGCGCCGGCGGCGAAAACCAGATCCTGCCGGTCTTTCAATAATTGCTCGCGGCCGCCCATCACGCCGATATTTTTGTCCGGCAGAAAAAAGCGGAACAGGGCGATAGTTCGGCAAATAGCGTCGACGCTCAACGGCGGCAGGTTTTCCAAACGCGTGCCGGCGACAGGATTGAGAAAATTCAAGGGCACGGATTCCGGTGATAGCTCCGCGATGGCCTGCACAAACTCCACGACCTGCTCCTTGCTCTCGCCCAGACCCACAATGCCGCCGCAGCATAATTCCAAACCAGCCTCTTTGGCCGCGCGCGCTGTCCGCACCCGATCCGCGTAAGTGTGCGTTGTGCAGATCTGCGGAAAATAAGACTCCGCCGTTTCCAAATTGTGATGATAGCGGCGTAAGCCCGCGGTTTTTAATTTTTGCAGAGCGGAGCTGTCCAGTATACCCAGCGAGGCGGCGGCGTGAATGTCTTCCGCGGCGATCAAGCGCACGGCGGCGAGCACCCGCTCCAGATCCTGCGGCGCCAAGCCTTTGCCGGAAGTCACAATACCGAAACAATGCGCGCCGTTTTTTTTGGCGAGCAGCGCTCTGGCTAAAATTTTCTCCGGCGGCAAAAGCGCGTAAGTCGCCACGCCGGTCTGATGGCGCGCGGACTGGGCGCAGTAAGCGCAGTCCTCCGGGCAGGAGCCGGATTTCGCGTTGACGATACTGCAGAGCTGGGCGTGCTGGCCGGTATGCCTGTCGCGGATCTCCCGCGCCTGACGCATTAACTCCGGCAGCTCGGCGGCGGGAGTGTTGAGAATAGCGAGGCCGTCGGCGGCGGTAAGCATGCGTGAATTATATAACACGACACTGAGTAGAACAAATTTAACTTAAAGTCCTATCACTACCGCTAGACCATCCTGCACCCGGGAAATCTCATCTGCTGTAACTTGCCCAAGACATTTTATTAAACGTTTTTCAGACACAGAACGGACTTGAAAACAATC
Above is a genomic segment from Candidatus Margulisiibacteriota bacterium containing:
- the bioB gene encoding biotin synthase BioB, which produces MLTAADGLAILNTPAAELPELMRQAREIRDRHTGQHAQLCSIVNAKSGSCPEDCAYCAQSARHQTGVATYALLPPEKILARALLAKKNGAHCFGIVTSGKGLAPQDLERVLAAVRLIAAEDIHAAASLGILDSSALQKLKTAGLRRYHHNLETAESYFPQICTTHTYADRVRTARAAKEAGLELCCGGIVGLGESKEQVVEFVQAIAELSPESVPLNFLNPVAGTRLENLPPLSVDAICRTIALFRFFLPDKNIGVMGGREQLLKDRQDLVFAAGANGFMLGDYLTTAGNSVEKDHELVTAAGLSV
- the alr gene encoding alanine racemase, giving the protein MKRAFAEINLRKVAENLETYHAKLSRGTEILGVVKADAYGHGAPAVAKKLAASGVNYFGVAWLSEAQELRQSGITAPILIFSQPAEQYIPHLIELAVAQTVYDYAFVERLAAAAPDKVKVHVKVDTGMNRVGLRPQDLPEFLRKVKNLKNIEVEGLFTHLACLDAAGQKQLEKFAACLAAAQEILPDIKYIHALSSQALLVFPQAQYNMVRLGIGLYRGALAFKSRVMAVKTIPAGESVSYGATFTAPKPTRLATISAGYADGLSRLLSNRGRVLINGRSCKLCGNICMDMCLAVVDDSVSAGDEVVLIGRQGGAEITAQELADLTGTIDYEIMCGIGKRVPRFYADTE
- a CDS encoding helix-turn-helix domain-containing protein — translated: MGERVNDAELKALFSKKLQLLRRHSRKTIEETADFLDLEYAQYYRLLKGYRLPHLVTLFNISRAYGLDLNWWFKELSETERKNVLLKESAAEAKLLRGFSRLDKKAKNFAQKILQDFLRYRAVN
- the dnaX gene encoding DNA polymerase III subunit gamma/tau, with product MAHLALYRKYRSQDFDTIIGQQPIVQTLKNALQQDKLAHAYIFAGPRGTGKTSLARILAKALNCADGVTVKPCCQCPMCEKIRDGTAVDVIELDAASNRGIDEIRKLREQVNYNPLEQACRYKVYIIDEAHMLTTEAFNALLKTLEEPPEQTVFVLATTEIQKIPPTILSRCQRFDFKRITVPEIEAHLQTICQKENVTIDSRAVNYLARLADGCMRDALSLLDRLISAEGTDLTFEKTLSSLGTALNTALAELLEKIIVRDLTGALEFTGRLTADGKDLRQVGRDLLDCLRDLLLLSLRAGQALDLSAEDLAALQAVADKTTAAELKRMIAVFARAEQDMRWNPNVCLVFELAVLELCAPPPTETPPRAAAPPLNAAAAAFNAVAPSQATMVKPVFSPPPQNETPPDAPQTINMSAAHSAAAPPALDPAQPLTFAAVKQSWNFFLNKVKQKKPLLLTLLCESRPKTYADGALVLQLKESYGFHKNKLLEPQNKNLICGLLKDVYGREVNFDVVLEAYAAEPADQKTQWVKELFPG
- a CDS encoding phosphatidylglycerophosphatase A, whose translation is MRKNKGRKIVFAFNSYGLGHATRTMPLVRAAIDYGYQTYIIAYGRSLAFLRQELGQTVAGYFELPDYSFNRVFRKKGFSSRRFLLNSPLFVKEVLDEHKAFLRLQAKYKFDLVFSDSRMGIYLPDKPSYFLSNQLKQSTARATWFGEIFTENYMRRVKKHFTKFIVPDTEENSISGLLTHDFWFLKKKDVEYIGILSMLKKRRTKRKLDYFISISGPEPQRTVFEEKILASLDALQGRQTVITLGAPEKTGYHKKIGTVEIFGSLNRKQQEEMMNAAALVVTRSGYSTVMDLAELEKKALLIPTDGQPEQEYLARYHKLLGNNHVARLKKLDLRRDLELAKGYPGYKAEHKTADSVKKFLALLSRQIQPPGKTVPDEQKPGRLLYRRIIDFLATAGYVGYLPKAPGTWGSLLAVLIYASVVNTVNLLAFWDFFWFYHWLVAGLFLLGVFVSGEYDRLHQKQDAREIVIDEVVGQSLTFLLALWLTSFFAGWLGNFLLFIPNPNLLLWMPDSPAKIMLIIMNGGVTALGFALFRFFDIVKPLGIHRSQKLPRGWGVMLDDVLAGVYAAVALAALFWLLVWHLGLISA
- a CDS encoding CDP-alcohol phosphatidyltransferase family protein produces the protein MDKFVMSLSFSMFFWRDRRGLKTYEKKFLRLINFFRWFRCTPNFLTAVAVFFALLGGGFVLYGRPWEAVGCFFLAWFFTYFDGIYARQTGLESRLGKFWNALANMLCDILLLAPLLISLIFADSYFLVVVLLSVLLLRGLTLFVWQQAEILKLKAPRLFFSRTEFWLIFNICLLLDWLPVAVIGSALLLLAILLHLLYQICQALLPRTVPKSPARATVRNKNKNKIKSKK